The Sporolituus thermophilus DSM 23256 genome includes a region encoding these proteins:
- a CDS encoding type II asparaginase has protein sequence MGKKVLRITALICLLVFILTLQTGMVVAAPTAKLPNIKILATGGTIAGAGVSSTQTVGYKAAVTPVDALINNVPELKKIANVSGEQISQIASENMTNEIWLKLAKRVNELLSTDDVDGIVITHGTDTLEETAYFLNLVVKSRKPVVLVGAMRPATSMSADGPMNLYRAVVLAGSKEAIGKGVLVMLNDQISSARDVTKTNTSNLDTFRAPELGFLGYIQNETVSFYRQPTRKHTVDTEFDVMNLTELPRVDIVYGYANNTRVMLDAAVAAGAKGIVHAGTGNGSINVNVKPAIEDALKKGVVIVRSSRVGNGIVTRNGEFDDDKYNTVVSDTLNPQKARVLLMLALTKTTDPQEIQRMFWEY, from the coding sequence ATGGGCAAAAAGGTTCTGAGGATTACCGCGCTAATCTGTTTGCTTGTTTTTATCTTGACCTTACAGACAGGGATGGTTGTAGCTGCGCCGACCGCCAAACTGCCAAATATCAAGATACTGGCGACTGGTGGGACAATTGCTGGCGCTGGTGTATCCAGTACGCAGACCGTCGGCTATAAGGCTGCGGTTACGCCGGTTGACGCTTTAATTAACAATGTTCCAGAATTAAAAAAGATTGCTAATGTTTCTGGTGAACAGATTTCGCAGATTGCCAGCGAAAACATGACGAATGAGATATGGCTCAAATTGGCCAAAAGGGTTAATGAACTACTTAGTACTGACGATGTAGACGGTATTGTTATTACACACGGGACGGATACTTTGGAAGAAACTGCTTATTTTTTAAACTTAGTAGTGAAAAGCAGAAAGCCAGTAGTGCTGGTGGGGGCTATGCGGCCAGCTACGTCGATGAGTGCCGATGGCCCGATGAACCTGTACCGTGCCGTTGTTTTAGCAGGTAGCAAGGAAGCCATTGGTAAAGGCGTCTTGGTAATGTTGAACGACCAGATCAGCAGTGCCCGGGATGTTACCAAGACTAATACTTCCAATTTGGATACCTTCCGGGCGCCGGAACTTGGATTTTTAGGGTACATCCAAAATGAAACCGTTTCTTTCTATCGTCAACCGACACGTAAACATACCGTTGATACTGAGTTTGATGTTATGAACTTGACTGAGCTGCCCCGGGTCGATATTGTGTATGGGTATGCCAACAACACCCGTGTAATGCTTGATGCGGCAGTTGCTGCCGGGGCGAAGGGCATTGTTCATGCCGGGACCGGAAATGGAAGTATTAATGTTAATGTTAAGCCGGCCATTGAAGATGCTCTGAAAAAAGGTGTTGTCATAGTGAGGAGTTCCCGGGTAGGCAATGGTATTGTTACCCGCAATGGTGAATTTGATGATGATAAGTATAACACCGTAGTCAGTGATACGCTGAATCCGCAAAAGGCTCGCGTGCTGCTAATGTTGGCCCTTACGAAGACAACCGATCCCCAAGAAATTCAACGGATGTTCTGGGAATACTAA
- a CDS encoding flavodoxin family protein: MKVVAFNGSPRANGNTAYALNVVGEELKTEGIEFEVIHVGNKTIRGCIACMGCIKNQNERCVIANDEVNDWIQKMKEADGILLGSPVYYAGIPGTMKSFLDRAFFVTSVNQSMLRHKVGATVAVVRRSGGVATFDALNHYIMYSEMIVPTSNYWNVTHGRDAGEAVKDEEGNQILRILGKNMAWLLKVLAAGKQQVDPVPPEAKILTNFIR; this comes from the coding sequence ATGAAAGTAGTTGCTTTTAACGGCAGCCCGCGGGCAAACGGCAATACTGCCTATGCGCTAAACGTTGTCGGCGAAGAGTTGAAAACGGAAGGAATAGAATTTGAGGTGATTCATGTCGGCAACAAAACCATAAGAGGCTGCATTGCCTGTATGGGGTGCATCAAAAACCAAAATGAACGCTGTGTCATCGCGAATGACGAAGTAAATGACTGGATTCAAAAGATGAAAGAAGCTGATGGAATATTGCTGGGATCTCCGGTATATTATGCGGGAATTCCGGGAACGATGAAGTCTTTCCTGGACAGGGCTTTTTTCGTCACGTCGGTCAACCAGTCGATGCTGCGGCATAAAGTTGGCGCGACGGTTGCCGTGGTCCGCCGGTCGGGCGGTGTCGCAACGTTCGACGCGCTTAATCACTATATTATGTATTCGGAGATGATCGTGCCGACATCGAACTATTGGAACGTGACCCATGGCCGCGACGCTGGTGAAGCGGTGAAAGACGAGGAAGGGAACCAGATTTTGCGTATTCTGGGCAAAAATATGGCATGGTTGTTAAAAGTACTGGCAGCCGGCAAGCAACAGGTAGACCCTGTGCCGCCGGAAGCCAAAATACTAACCAATTTTATCCGCTGA
- a CDS encoding winged helix-turn-helix transcriptional regulator yields the protein MLVINNQNYICSLDYAVSLIKGKWKAVIICHLNDQSYRFLELQRKLPGISEKVLTEKLRELENDGLVERVSYPEIPPRVEYRLTPLGLSLFKVLDALQIWGEDYIAQTKKLHKHTNQER from the coding sequence ATGCTTGTAATCAACAACCAAAATTATATCTGCAGTCTCGACTATGCCGTCAGCCTAATCAAGGGAAAATGGAAAGCAGTAATTATCTGTCATCTGAACGATCAATCTTACCGTTTTCTCGAACTCCAACGCAAACTTCCCGGTATTAGCGAAAAAGTCCTTACAGAAAAACTGCGCGAACTGGAAAATGACGGCCTTGTCGAACGCGTATCGTACCCAGAAATACCGCCCCGTGTCGAATACCGCCTAACCCCGCTTGGCCTTAGTTTATTTAAGGTATTGGATGCTTTGCAGATTTGGGGCGAAGACTATATCGCGCAAACGAAAAAGCTTCACAAACACACAAATCAGGAACGCTAG
- the recR gene encoding recombination mediator RecR, producing the protein MQVSYIAPLAKLIEQFRRLPGIGPKSAARLAYHVLEMDKDEAQALAQAILDAKEKVGYCSVCFNLTDCDPCRVCQAEGRDRTVICVVEDPRDVAAMERTREYRGLYHVLHGVLSPLDGIGPDQLRLAELLERLRQGDVREVIMATNPNVEGEATAMYIARLLKPLGVKVTRIAHGLPVGGDLEYADEVTLSKALENRREL; encoded by the coding sequence ATGCAAGTTTCCTATATCGCGCCGCTCGCCAAGCTGATCGAACAGTTCCGCCGCCTGCCGGGCATCGGTCCCAAATCAGCTGCCCGGTTGGCCTATCACGTTCTGGAGATGGACAAAGATGAAGCACAGGCGCTGGCGCAGGCCATCCTGGATGCCAAAGAGAAGGTTGGCTACTGTTCGGTCTGTTTTAATCTTACCGACTGTGACCCCTGCCGGGTCTGCCAGGCCGAGGGGCGCGACCGGACCGTGATCTGTGTTGTGGAAGACCCGCGCGATGTTGCGGCCATGGAGCGAACCCGCGAGTACCGCGGTCTTTACCATGTCCTGCACGGCGTCCTGTCGCCCCTGGACGGCATTGGCCCGGACCAGTTGCGCTTGGCCGAACTTTTAGAGCGGCTCCGCCAGGGTGACGTTCGCGAAGTAATTATGGCCACCAACCCCAATGTGGAGGGCGAGGCGACCGCCATGTATATTGCCCGCTTGCTTAAGCCCTTGGGCGTCAAAGTGACTCGTATCGCCCATGGCCTGCCGGTTGGCGGCGACTTAGAATACGCCGACGAAGTAACCCTGTCAAAAGCGTTGGAAAACCGCCGCGAACTCTAG
- a CDS encoding nitronate monooxygenase, whose translation METKLTKLLGITYPIIQGGMAWISEANLATAVSNAGGAGIIASGGRATDWVRAEIRKAKTLTNKPFGVNVMLMAPNKDEIVDVLCEEKVAFVTLGAGNPIPYFAKFHQAGIKVIPVVPNVKLAKRVEAAGADAIVIEGMEAGGHIGTMTTMALLTNVIPEISVPVIAAGGIVDGRGIAAALLMGASGVQMGSRFLLTEECTLHPKAKQRIIEAEDTDSVVTGYSRGHGVRGLKSKFTDKYLELERSGAPQDELDALATGTNRLAAVDGDVETGLVQVGQSLNRLKDIKPVKQVIEELMAETIRTLSNAGNLVK comes from the coding sequence TTGGAAACAAAACTGACGAAATTGCTTGGTATAACTTACCCAATCATTCAGGGCGGAATGGCTTGGATCTCGGAAGCCAACCTTGCAACTGCCGTGTCTAATGCCGGCGGCGCAGGCATTATTGCCAGTGGCGGCCGGGCTACCGATTGGGTGCGTGCTGAAATTCGCAAGGCCAAAACATTAACTAATAAGCCATTCGGCGTCAATGTAATGCTGATGGCGCCGAACAAAGACGAAATCGTCGATGTGCTCTGCGAAGAAAAAGTGGCCTTTGTCACGCTAGGAGCGGGTAATCCTATACCATACTTTGCTAAATTTCATCAAGCCGGAATAAAGGTTATACCGGTTGTTCCCAACGTGAAACTGGCCAAACGGGTTGAAGCGGCCGGCGCCGACGCTATTGTCATCGAAGGCATGGAGGCCGGCGGACATATCGGGACAATGACCACCATGGCTTTACTAACTAACGTTATCCCCGAAATATCCGTCCCGGTCATAGCTGCTGGCGGTATTGTCGACGGCAGAGGTATCGCTGCAGCGTTATTAATGGGCGCTTCCGGCGTGCAAATGGGGTCTCGCTTTCTCTTAACCGAAGAATGTACGCTTCACCCTAAAGCCAAGCAGCGGATTATTGAGGCCGAAGACACCGACTCGGTAGTAACCGGCTATTCGCGCGGCCACGGAGTAAGGGGGTTGAAAAGCAAATTTACCGATAAATATTTAGAACTTGAACGGAGCGGCGCTCCCCAAGATGAGCTTGATGCCTTGGCGACCGGCACAAACCGGTTGGCGGCGGTCGACGGCGACGTCGAAACTGGATTAGTTCAGGTAGGGCAAAGCCTTAATAGGCTAAAAGACATAAAACCCGTTAAACAAGTTATCGAAGAACTAATGGCCGAAACCATTCGCACCCTGTCAAACGCCGGCAATTTGGTCAAGTAA
- a CDS encoding YbaB/EbfC family nucleoid-associated protein, which translates to MFGNMGNMAGMMKKVQKLQADMAKLQEELKQRTLEATAGGGAVTVVITGEKQIKSIKIAPSAVDPDDVEMLEDLVVAAVNEAIKKVDDMMAQEMSKLTGGLNLPPGLL; encoded by the coding sequence ATGTTTGGGAATATGGGTAACATGGCCGGGATGATGAAGAAAGTCCAAAAACTGCAGGCCGACATGGCCAAACTACAGGAAGAACTCAAACAACGCACCCTGGAGGCAACGGCCGGCGGCGGGGCCGTAACCGTCGTAATTACCGGTGAAAAGCAAATTAAGTCCATCAAAATTGCGCCATCGGCGGTTGACCCCGATGACGTCGAGATGCTGGAAGATCTCGTTGTTGCAGCTGTCAATGAGGCGATCAAGAAAGTCGACGATATGATGGCGCAGGAAATGAGCAAACTAACGGGCGGGCTCAATCTGCCGCCGGGGCTGCTATAG
- the dnaX gene encoding DNA polymerase III subunit gamma/tau, with product MAYLALYRQWRPQDFDSLVGQDHIRTTLKNAITAGKIAHAYLFAGPRGTGKTSTAKILAKALNCLHGPTPNPCNHCPHCDRINSGASMDVFEIDAASNRGIDEIRDLRETVKFAPVDGRYKVYIIDEVHMLTTEAFNALLKTLEEPPAHVVFILATTEPHKIPATIHSRCQRYDFRRIGVKEIEGRLAEVAAKNNLNITPDALKLIAVHADGGMRDALSILDQCTALDDGTVTVAHVRQLLGLIGHEGIWRITAALANRDSAAVLLALDELVALGKDVRQLLLELAQHLRSLMLFKAAPDVETIDMYSADRQVLAEQSAKFSHAELVRMLQALQEAANEARWAAEPRITAEMTLLSLCRRVADSDWAALAERVAALEARLLAGAAVTDQGRLNHLPAADGAAVSASRPPTPSVKAAGPLVAPQPAATASPTPAEPAASPGGPPVRSAPGDLREVWAAVLKELVAGGKRSVHACVAQGQLVALNEQQATVQFTANFPKERTEKEDYRTIVENVLAQVVGRPLRLYCILGTAAPTRPREPAAPANGAGEEDHPVLRQAIKMFGGKVIKQENRKEE from the coding sequence ATGGCCTACCTGGCCTTGTACCGTCAGTGGCGGCCACAGGATTTCGACAGTCTTGTGGGCCAGGATCATATCCGTACTACGCTCAAGAATGCCATTACTGCCGGAAAAATCGCCCACGCCTATTTGTTCGCCGGGCCCCGGGGGACAGGCAAGACCAGTACGGCCAAGATTTTGGCCAAGGCGCTCAACTGCCTTCATGGTCCGACCCCTAATCCCTGCAACCATTGCCCCCACTGCGACCGCATTAACAGCGGCGCTTCTATGGACGTGTTTGAAATTGACGCCGCCTCCAATCGCGGTATTGATGAAATCCGCGACTTGCGGGAAACGGTTAAGTTTGCCCCTGTTGACGGCCGCTACAAAGTATATATCATCGACGAAGTGCATATGTTGACCACGGAGGCGTTCAACGCCCTCCTGAAAACGCTGGAGGAGCCGCCGGCTCATGTGGTATTTATCCTCGCTACGACTGAGCCGCACAAAATTCCCGCCACCATTCATTCGCGCTGTCAGCGCTATGACTTTCGGCGCATTGGCGTAAAGGAGATTGAAGGGCGGCTGGCCGAGGTCGCGGCGAAAAATAATTTGAATATTACGCCTGATGCGTTAAAATTGATTGCTGTCCATGCTGACGGCGGCATGCGGGACGCGCTGAGCATCCTTGACCAGTGCACCGCTCTGGACGACGGTACGGTGACAGTGGCGCATGTTCGTCAACTGTTGGGTCTTATTGGCCACGAAGGGATTTGGCGTATAACCGCCGCGCTGGCCAATCGCGATAGCGCGGCCGTATTACTGGCGCTGGATGAACTGGTCGCCCTCGGCAAGGATGTGCGGCAACTGCTGTTAGAACTCGCCCAACACCTCCGCAGCCTGATGTTGTTTAAGGCGGCGCCTGATGTGGAAACAATTGACATGTACTCGGCCGATCGGCAAGTTTTGGCTGAGCAGAGCGCGAAATTTTCCCATGCGGAACTGGTGCGAATGCTCCAGGCGCTGCAGGAGGCGGCCAATGAAGCGCGATGGGCGGCGGAGCCGCGCATCACGGCTGAGATGACTTTGCTTTCCCTCTGCCGCCGCGTAGCCGACAGCGACTGGGCCGCCTTAGCCGAGCGCGTGGCCGCGCTGGAGGCCCGCTTACTGGCGGGAGCAGCCGTAACTGACCAGGGCCGGCTTAATCATTTGCCCGCAGCGGACGGTGCCGCAGTATCGGCGAGCCGGCCCCCGACCCCGTCAGTAAAGGCGGCAGGGCCACTGGTAGCGCCCCAACCGGCGGCAACGGCTTCCCCGACTCCGGCCGAACCGGCTGCCTCTCCGGGAGGCCCGCCGGTCCGCTCCGCGCCCGGCGACCTCCGGGAAGTGTGGGCGGCTGTATTAAAAGAGCTGGTTGCCGGCGGCAAGCGCTCCGTTCATGCTTGTGTGGCCCAGGGCCAACTGGTGGCGCTGAATGAGCAGCAGGCGACGGTACAGTTTACCGCTAATTTCCCCAAAGAGCGCACGGAGAAAGAAGACTACCGCACGATCGTCGAGAATGTGCTGGCGCAAGTAGTGGGTCGGCCGCTGCGTCTTTACTGTATACTTGGGACCGCGGCGCCGACACGCCCCCGTGAACCGGCCGCACCGGCAAACGGAGCCGGCGAGGAGGACCATCCGGTATTGCGCCAGGCAATTAAGATGTTTGGCGGAAAAGTCATAAAACAAGAGAACCGCAAGGAGGAGTAA
- a CDS encoding gamma carbonic anhydrase family protein yields MKFEGIEPVRARETFVADGAKVIGKVTMKEYSSVWFNTVVRGDVNCIEIGRYTNIQDNSVVHVADDCPTIIGDYVTVGHGCIIHGATIEDHCLIGMGAIVLNKAVIGKGSIIAAGALVREGQVIPPHSLVVGVPGKVIKQVPDEWNSIHAQAVKYKTLWTERYGLLPDAGGERYNGEKIV; encoded by the coding sequence ATGAAATTTGAAGGTATAGAGCCAGTCAGGGCTCGCGAAACTTTCGTAGCCGACGGCGCCAAAGTTATCGGCAAGGTTACTATGAAAGAATATAGCAGCGTATGGTTTAATACCGTAGTCCGCGGCGACGTCAACTGCATTGAAATCGGGCGTTATACCAACATCCAGGATAATAGCGTCGTCCATGTTGCCGATGACTGCCCGACAATTATTGGCGACTATGTAACAGTCGGCCACGGCTGCATCATTCACGGCGCAACAATTGAAGATCATTGCTTGATCGGCATGGGCGCCATCGTGCTGAATAAAGCGGTAATCGGCAAAGGCAGCATCATCGCTGCTGGCGCTTTAGTCAGGGAAGGACAAGTAATCCCGCCGCACTCACTTGTCGTCGGGGTGCCTGGCAAAGTCATTAAACAAGTGCCCGACGAATGGAATAGTATTCATGCCCAAGCAGTCAAATATAAGACGCTCTGGACCGAGCGGTATGGGCTCCTACCCGACGCTGGCGGCGAGCGCTATAACGGCGAAAAGATCGTTTAA
- a CDS encoding pro-sigmaK processing inhibitor BofA family protein, with product MPNWLSFSSDFNVILAYIFGIILIILVARVLLMPLRLIFRLVYNALIGGIMLWILNFIGGHIGFTIAINPITALIAGFLGLPGVILLILFKIFIAG from the coding sequence ATGCCAAACTGGTTAAGCTTTAGCAGCGATTTTAATGTCATTCTGGCATACATATTCGGGATTATCCTGATTATCCTGGTGGCGCGCGTGCTTTTAATGCCGCTCAGGTTGATTTTTCGGTTGGTATATAACGCGCTGATCGGCGGGATTATGCTGTGGATACTGAATTTTATCGGCGGCCATATCGGCTTTACCATCGCTATTAACCCCATTACCGCCTTAATCGCCGGTTTTTTGGGACTGCCGGGAGTGATTTTACTGATCTTATTTAAAATCTTTATTGCCGGGTAG
- the gltS gene encoding sodium/glutamate symporter has protein sequence METKVVNGLLILKLNMIQTVALAIIVYYLGATIRRRIPLLMRFSIPAPVVGGLLFASLATFLRTQGILGFELDSTMQTALMIMFFTTIGMGASVMLLKRGGLPLIIFFVLAVVLAVLQNVIGIVLAKATGIHPLFGIIGGAVTLMGGLGTGGAFGPLFESWGVTGATTAAIACATFGMVAGSLMGGPFGETLIKKYNIATPAQQGIRVDAAATAVQETENTVDGATLMKALGFILAAMGIGSIVSFYLNKAGITLPAYIGAMIVAAVIRNIGDISKSYEINEGAVEIISDISLAVYLTMAINGLKLWELINLALPLTIILIGQCILMLLFCWLLVYFIMGRDYEAVQLSVGMVGFGMGATPNALVNMAALSEKYGPAPKAFLIVPLIGAFLIDFANALIITGMGNMFR, from the coding sequence ATGGAAACCAAAGTTGTAAATGGACTTCTAATTCTAAAACTAAATATGATTCAAACAGTAGCACTGGCAATCATTGTTTACTACCTTGGCGCGACTATCCGGCGGCGTATTCCCCTACTGATGCGGTTCAGCATTCCTGCTCCTGTTGTCGGCGGCCTGCTCTTTGCCAGTCTGGCCACTTTCCTGCGGACCCAGGGTATACTGGGATTTGAGCTTGACAGCACCATGCAAACGGCTCTCATGATCATGTTCTTTACCACCATCGGTATGGGCGCCAGCGTTATGCTGCTCAAACGCGGCGGGCTGCCGCTGATAATCTTTTTTGTTTTAGCTGTTGTGCTTGCCGTACTCCAGAATGTTATCGGCATTGTCCTGGCGAAAGCCACAGGCATCCATCCGCTGTTTGGCATAATTGGCGGTGCGGTAACCCTGATGGGTGGTCTGGGTACCGGCGGCGCTTTCGGTCCGCTGTTTGAAAGCTGGGGGGTTACCGGCGCGACTACGGCCGCCATTGCCTGCGCCACGTTCGGTATGGTAGCCGGCAGCCTCATGGGCGGTCCGTTTGGTGAAACCTTGATTAAGAAGTACAACATTGCTACTCCTGCGCAGCAAGGCATCCGCGTTGACGCCGCCGCAACGGCTGTTCAGGAAACTGAGAATACCGTTGATGGCGCTACGCTGATGAAAGCTCTTGGCTTCATCCTCGCGGCAATGGGGATTGGTTCGATCGTAAGTTTCTACCTCAACAAGGCCGGCATTACGTTGCCTGCGTATATCGGCGCCATGATCGTGGCGGCGGTCATCCGCAATATTGGCGATATCAGTAAAAGTTATGAGATTAACGAAGGTGCTGTGGAAATCATTTCCGACATTTCTCTTGCCGTGTATCTCACGATGGCCATTAACGGTTTGAAACTATGGGAGCTTATCAATCTTGCTCTCCCGCTGACCATTATCTTGATTGGCCAGTGCATCCTGATGCTGCTGTTCTGCTGGCTGTTGGTATACTTCATTATGGGCCGTGACTACGAGGCAGTGCAGCTGTCGGTCGGCATGGTCGGCTTTGGCATGGGTGCGACGCCTAATGCCCTGGTCAATATGGCCGCCCTCAGCGAAAAATACGGTCCGGCGCCCAAAGCCTTCCTCATAGTACCGCTCATTGGCGCGTTCCTCATTGACTTTGCCAATGCATTGATTATAACCGGTATGGGCAATATGTTCCGCTAA
- the tadA gene encoding tRNA adenosine(34) deaminase TadA, which translates to MMTRVVTGTMDDYDYMGIALEEARKAYAIGEVPIGAVLVMDGAVVARAHNRRETWHDATAHAEIIVIQQACKLLGRWRLTGATLYVTIEPCPMCAGALVNSRIDRLVYGSPDYKAGAVESLFNIVQHPALNHRLEVTAGVRADECAEIMRDFFRQRRK; encoded by the coding sequence ATGATGACGCGCGTGGTGACGGGGACGATGGACGATTACGACTACATGGGAATAGCCCTGGAAGAGGCGCGGAAAGCCTATGCTATTGGCGAAGTGCCAATTGGCGCCGTGCTGGTTATGGACGGGGCGGTAGTCGCGAGGGCCCACAACCGCCGGGAGACATGGCATGATGCTACGGCTCATGCCGAGATTATCGTCATCCAGCAAGCCTGTAAGCTTCTTGGGCGATGGCGGTTGACCGGAGCTACGCTTTATGTTACTATAGAACCGTGCCCAATGTGCGCCGGGGCCTTGGTTAACAGTCGGATTGACCGGCTGGTTTATGGCAGTCCTGATTATAAGGCTGGAGCGGTTGAGTCATTGTTTAATATTGTCCAGCATCCGGCATTAAATCATCGACTGGAGGTAACGGCGGGCGTAAGGGCCGATGAGTGCGCTGAAATAATGCGGGACTTTTTCCGCCAGCGCCGCAAATAA
- a CDS encoding DUF2508 family protein — translation MQNLWQNLIKGARERSRAITADLLAAEKPEPKPLPPLPDVVEQARQEWLSAQNYYNNVSDSDLVDHAVYLMQAAEKKYMYLLKLARKEGITHSPYS, via the coding sequence TTGCAAAACCTATGGCAAAACCTTATCAAGGGCGCTCGAGAACGCAGCCGGGCGATTACCGCTGACCTGCTGGCGGCCGAAAAACCGGAGCCCAAACCGCTGCCGCCCTTGCCGGACGTGGTGGAACAGGCCCGGCAGGAATGGCTGAGCGCTCAGAACTATTACAATAATGTATCTGACAGCGATTTGGTTGATCATGCCGTTTACCTGATGCAGGCCGCGGAGAAAAAGTATATGTATTTGCTTAAGCTGGCCCGCAAGGAAGGAATTACGCACTCGCCCTATTCGTAA
- a CDS encoding Glu/Leu/Phe/Val family dehydrogenase, producing the protein MEQKQHLNPLEVAQQQLETAANHLKLDPRIHAILREPKRFFEVSIPVRMDDGSVRVFKGYRSQHCDAIGPTKGGIRFHPDVTPDEVKALSIWMTFKCGVIGLPYGGGKGGVVCNPQELSQDELERLSRGYIRAIAQFVGADKDIPAPDVNTNPQIMAWMVDEYNEIKGHSEPGMITGKPIIIGGSLGRGAATGRGVSIATREAAKKVGLDLKGAKVAVQGYGNVGSHAAKFLHEMGCKIVAVSDVKGGIYAENGLDLAAVDAQLKQTGSVVGTPGTVAVTNKELLELPCDILVPAALENQITAENAANLKCKIVVEGANGPTTPEADKILADRGVLVVPDIFANAGGVTVSYFEWVQNLSNFYWTEEEVNERLERMMVKAFNEIWDMYQKHPVDMRTASYMVSINRIAEAIRAKGWVPMVG; encoded by the coding sequence GTGGAGCAAAAACAACATCTTAATCCTCTGGAAGTGGCGCAGCAGCAGCTGGAAACTGCCGCCAACCACTTAAAGCTTGACCCGCGTATCCATGCTATTCTCAGAGAGCCGAAGCGCTTTTTCGAAGTATCCATACCGGTGCGTATGGACGACGGTAGTGTCCGCGTTTTTAAAGGCTACCGTTCGCAGCACTGCGATGCCATCGGGCCGACCAAAGGCGGTATCCGTTTCCATCCCGACGTTACTCCCGACGAAGTTAAAGCATTGTCTATTTGGATGACTTTCAAATGTGGCGTCATCGGCCTGCCCTACGGCGGTGGCAAAGGCGGCGTTGTTTGCAATCCGCAGGAATTGTCGCAGGATGAATTAGAGCGGCTTAGCCGCGGCTATATCCGGGCTATTGCCCAATTTGTGGGCGCAGATAAGGACATTCCGGCCCCTGACGTAAATACCAACCCCCAGATTATGGCCTGGATGGTTGACGAATACAATGAAATCAAAGGACACAGCGAGCCTGGGATGATTACCGGCAAACCCATCATCATCGGCGGTTCTCTCGGGCGTGGCGCCGCTACCGGCCGGGGCGTTTCAATCGCTACCCGTGAAGCGGCCAAGAAGGTGGGGCTTGACCTGAAAGGGGCGAAAGTTGCTGTTCAGGGTTACGGCAACGTAGGCAGCCACGCCGCCAAGTTTTTGCATGAAATGGGTTGCAAAATCGTTGCGGTAAGCGATGTCAAAGGCGGTATTTACGCTGAAAATGGCCTGGACCTTGCTGCCGTCGACGCTCAGCTTAAGCAAACCGGCAGCGTTGTCGGCACTCCCGGCACTGTCGCCGTTACTAACAAGGAGCTGCTGGAACTTCCGTGCGATATTCTTGTGCCGGCCGCGCTGGAAAACCAAATTACCGCAGAAAATGCTGCAAATCTTAAGTGTAAAATCGTGGTCGAAGGTGCCAATGGCCCGACCACGCCGGAAGCGGACAAAATCCTTGCTGACCGCGGCGTGCTTGTGGTGCCCGACATTTTTGCCAATGCCGGCGGTGTGACCGTATCTTACTTTGAATGGGTGCAAAACCTTTCCAACTTCTACTGGACCGAGGAAGAAGTCAACGAGCGCCTGGAGCGCATGATGGTAAAAGCATTCAATGAAATTTGGGATATGTACCAAAAGCATCCTGTTGATATGAGAACAGCCAGCTACATGGTATCCATCAACCGCATCGCCGAGGCGATCAGAGCCAAGGGCTGGGTACCCATGGTAGGTTAA